One genomic segment of Oxobacter pfennigii includes these proteins:
- a CDS encoding polysaccharide deacetylase family protein has protein sequence MKKIPMFFITVIAAFFFIQGNNHLLLLASPNGSSKASPNQKTNPKSSSSPTNHGWEVKRNNEHKQPEIPKAAKEMLQKYNAYYTGDPDKKTIYLTIDLGYESGNTNAILDVLKANNVKATFFIIKDYFEKNPEIVDRIVKEGHSLQNHTANYLKLHTLSEAKIRKEIMDMHDRIKNRYNIHMKYLRTPYEEWSDPVMKTVKDTGYKTIFWSIACVDWVKEAEAGYIYNSILNNHHNGGIILMHAVSPQSPWAVYMAIKKLQENGYQLKTLDM, from the coding sequence GTGAAAAAAATACCGATGTTTTTTATAACAGTTATAGCAGCATTTTTCTTTATACAGGGCAATAATCATCTTTTACTCTTAGCCAGCCCGAATGGAAGCTCAAAAGCATCTCCAAACCAAAAAACAAACCCAAAATCAAGCTCAAGCCCAACCAACCACGGCTGGGAGGTAAAACGAAACAACGAGCATAAACAGCCGGAGATACCAAAGGCTGCCAAGGAAATGCTTCAAAAATACAACGCATATTATACCGGCGATCCGGATAAAAAGACAATTTACCTGACCATTGATTTAGGCTACGAATCGGGCAACACCAATGCCATTTTAGACGTACTTAAAGCTAATAACGTCAAGGCTACTTTTTTTATCATAAAGGACTATTTCGAAAAAAATCCGGAAATCGTGGACAGAATAGTAAAAGAAGGCCATTCCCTTCAGAACCACACGGCAAATTACCTGAAGCTTCATACCTTAAGTGAAGCCAAGATAAGAAAAGAGATAATGGATATGCATGACAGGATAAAAAACCGCTACAACATCCACATGAAATATTTAAGGACTCCCTATGAGGAATGGTCGGATCCCGTCATGAAAACCGTCAAGGATACGGGCTACAAAACTATATTCTGGAGCATTGCCTGCGTGGACTGGGTAAAGGAAGCAGAGGCGGGATATATATACAATTCCATATTAAACAACCATCATAACGGCGGCATAATATTGATGCATGCAGTGTCCCCCCAGAGCCCCTGGGCAGTGTATATGGCCATAAAAAAATTGCAGGAAAATGGCTATCAATTAAAAACCCTTGATATGTAG